The sequence AATGAGTCAAAGGCATGAAACTGAGGAAATCCTGCCTTTCAATACTAACAAAAGGAATCTATATTCTAGAACATAGCCATAGGAAGAATGAGAACAAATAGCATACCTCTGGTTGTACATCCAAATATACTACAAGATCTGGGGCTATAAGTCCATTTTCAGGAGcctacaaaaggaaaaaggagggatTACTGCTATAAACAATTTATggctagaaaagaaaaattcatAATATGGCCACATGGTACCCTACTCACCTTGCACCACTCAATGTCAAGTCCCTTGGCAGCTGAAAATGCCACTCCAGAATAAGAATAACGATCAACAATGAGAGTAGTTCCACCAAGTAGCTTTCTTTCCATCAAAGCTCTGAAAATGGCAGACCAAACCAACACCTCCACAGTTACAACTTAGAACCACAAAGACCTTGCATCACTGCACATAGTGTATCACTGAAGAAAATTTTCCACCTATAACATAAGCTGTTCGACATATCGTTTATCTTACAAGTTGAAAAGAACAAACCTTTTCTCCCAGCGATTCGCACTGAAGAGCAAATGGATTGTCCTATCGTCAAGTTCCGACTCGTTCGCAAGGTACGCGGATATCATCTGCCCAACACTAGTACCTCTATCAGGAAACCGCCACCCTTCGGCCTGGCAACCTTTACCTTGCAGAAAGGACAGCAGCCGAGCACACTGCGAAGATTTCCCACTCCTATCCAGCCCTTCCAGGACTATGAGGGCACCACGGCCACCCTGAGAGCTCCCACTCTCCATTCTCACGCTCCGGAACACGCCGCGCCACTGCGGAAGCAAGCCGAGACCACACCCAGCCGCTGCTTTGACACCACTGCAAAGCAGAAGATTACACGCACAGTAAGCCCAAACAG is a genomic window of Oryza glaberrima chromosome 7, OglaRS2, whole genome shotgun sequence containing:
- the LOC127779431 gene encoding thymidylate kinase, with amino-acid sequence MTALACLAGKAISWSSGVKAAAGCGLGLLPQWRGVFRSVRMESGSSQGGRGALIVLEGLDRSGKSSQCARLLSFLQGKGCQAEGWRFPDRGTSVGQMISAYLANESELDDRTIHLLFSANRWEKRALMERKLLGGTTLIVDRYSYSGVAFSAAKGLDIEWCKAPENGLIAPDLVVYLDVQPEKAAERGGYGGERYEKIEFQKKVGEHYHSLRDSTWKVVDGSLPMEVVEEQLKELAMSCILECQSKQLASLAW